A region from the Aegilops tauschii subsp. strangulata cultivar AL8/78 chromosome 5, Aet v6.0, whole genome shotgun sequence genome encodes:
- the LOC109734629 gene encoding putative F-box/LRR-repeat protein 9: protein MAEYPDTQKSDTINVNAPDKDGEHVPELDRKRKRGSFMEDELTVFSGMIQEKWYSRGMELQPDAPPAPVPSDRDWSEMPLDALTLVFAGLGAVEVLMGAGLVCHSWLEAAKAPELWRKVDMGRGPRDKEVLEKKTDMSAMAKVAVDRSNGKLEVFVGETFVTDEILNYIGARSPLLKGLALSTCHEVTREGFTHLVNKSPLLEDIELSGCIGVGGDALVAAGRACLRLRRLGLACIRIMNEELMAIVDGCPCLEHLSVVNCYGICVDDALIAKCATVKTLELPTSQDYHYDSDEYDDHESGAASNRSWMSEDYAYNDHDSDYDYEY from the exons ATGGCCGAGTATCCAGACACCCAGAAGTCAGACACCATCAACGTTAATGCTCCTGACAAGGATGGTGAGCACGTTCCGGAGCTTgataggaagaggaagaggggatCCTTTATGGAGGATGAGCTTACCGTCTTCAGCGGCATGATTCAG GAGAAGTG GTATTCAAGGGGAATGGAGCTGCAGCCAGACGCCCCGCCGGCGCCGGTGCCATCCGACAGGGATTGGTCGGAGATGCCACTGGATGCGCTTACTTTGGTCTTTGCTGGGCTCGGCGCCGTCGAGGTTCTCATGGGCGCGGGCCTTGTGTGCCACTCGTGGCTTGAGGCAGCCAAGGCGCCTGAACTCTGGCGTAAGGTGGACATGGGGCGGGGTCCGCGTGACAAGGAGGTGTTGGAGAAGAAGACGG ACATGTCCGCAATGGCGAAGGTGGCCGTGGACCGATCCAACGGAAAGCTGGAGGTGTTTGTGGGGGAAACATTTGTTACTGATGAAATACTCAATTATATTGGGGCCAG GTCGCCCCTTCTGAAGGGGCTTGCCCTCTCGACATGTCACGAAGTAACAAGAGAAGGATTCACCCATCTGGTAAACAAGTCCCCTCTGCTAGAAGACATTGAGCTTTCGGGTTGTATAGGTGTCGGTGGCGACGCATTGGTGGCCGCTGGCAGGGCATGCCTGCGGTTGCGACGCCTTGGCCTCGCCTGTATTAGAATCATGAACGAGGAACTCATGGCGATCGTCGATGGTTGCCCATGCCTGGAGCATCTCTCGGTGGTCAATTGCTACGGCATATGTGTTGACGACGCCCTGATAGCGAAGTGTGCCACTGTCAAGACGCTAGAGCTTCCGACTTCCCAGGATTACCATTATGATTCAGATGAGTATGATGATCACGAGTCTGGGGCCGCTTCCAACCGTAGCTGGATGTCCGAGGACTATGCTTATAATGATCATGACTCGGACTATGATTATGAGTACTAA